A part of Anolis carolinensis isolate JA03-04 unplaced genomic scaffold, rAnoCar3.1.pri scaffold_10, whole genome shotgun sequence genomic DNA contains:
- the LOC134293760 gene encoding uncharacterized protein LOC134293760 isoform X2, which produces MGIMEFRFKTMGIRFKMTLMGIMGFKFKMMGFRFKMTLMGIMGFRFKTMGFRFKMTLMGIMGFRFKTMGFRFKMTLMGIMGFRFKTMGFRFKMTLMGIMGFKFKTMGFRFKMTLMGIMGFRFKTMGFRFKMTDGNYGIQVQDDGIQVQDDSDGNYGIQVQDDGIQVQDDSDGDYGIQVQDDGIQVQDDSDGDYGIQVKDDGIQVQDSSDGDYGIQVQDDGIQVQDDSDGDYGI; this is translated from the exons atggggattatggaattcaggttcaaGACGATGGGaatcaggttcaagatgactctgatgggaattatgggattcaagttcaagatgatgggattcaggttcaagatgactctgatggggattatgggattcaggttcaagacgatgggattcaggttcaagatgactctgatggggattatgggattcaggttcaagacgatgggattcag gttcaagatgactctgatgggaattatgggattcaggttcaagacgatgggattcaggttcaagatgactctgatggggattatgggattcaagttcaagacgatgggattcaggttcaagatgactctgatgggaattatgggattcaggttcaagacgatgggattcaggttcaagatgactgatgggaattatgggattcaggttcaagacgatgggattcaggttcaagatgactctgatgggaattatgggattcaggttcaagacgatgggattcaggttcaagatgactctgatggggattatgggattcaggttcaagacgatgggattcaggttcaagatgactctgatggggattatgggattcaggttaaagacgatgggattcaggttcaagattcctctgatggggattatgggattcaggttcaagatgatgggattcaggttcaagatgactctgatggggattatgggatttag
- the LOC134293760 gene encoding uncharacterized protein LOC134293760 isoform X1: protein MGIMEFRFKTMGIRFKMTLMGIMGFKFKMMGFRFKMTLMGIMGFRFKTMGFRFKMTLMGIMGFRFKTMGFRFKMTLMGIMGFRFKTMGFRFKMTLMGIMGFKFKTMGFRFKMTLMGIMGFRFKTMGFRFKMTDGNYGIQVQDDGIQVQDDSDGNYGIQVQDDGIQVQDDSDGDYGIQVQDDGIQVQDDSDGDYGIQVKDDGIQVQDSSDGDYGIQVQDDGIQVQDDSDGDYGI, encoded by the exons atggggattatggaattcaggttcaaGACGATGGGaatcaggttcaagatgactctgatgggaattatgggattcaagttcaagatgatgggattcaggttcaagatgactctgatggggattatgggattcaggttcaagacgatgggattcaggttcaagatgactctgatggggattatgggattcaggttcaagacgatgggattcaggttcaagatgactctgatggggattatgggattcag gttcaagacgatgggattcaggttcaagatgactctgatggggattatgggattcaagttcaagacgatgggattcaggttcaagatgactctgatgggaattatgggattcaggttcaagacgatgggattcaggttcaagatgactgatgggaattatgggattcaggttcaagacgatgggattcaggttcaagatgactctgatgggaattatgggattcaggttcaagacgatgggattcaggttcaagatgactctgatggggattatgggattcaggttcaagacgatgggattcaggttcaagatgactctgatggggattatgggattcaggttaaagacgatgggattcaggttcaagattcctctgatggggattatgggattcaggttcaagatgatgggattcaggttcaagatgactctgatggggattatgggatttag